The following are encoded together in the Dyella terrae genome:
- the purB gene encoding adenylosuccinate lyase — MSSHALTALSPLDGRYASKVETLRPIFSEFGLMHRRVHVEIEWLLALGADNGIAELPPFTADQVAKLKGISVDFSVDDGARIKTIEATTNHDVKAVEYFIKERIGNDTSLAQAKEFVHFACTSEDINNLSYALMLRDARDQVLLPAIDGIIAKLRELAHANAGLPMLSRTHGQTASPSTLGKELANVVARLERQRKQLSAVEIPGKINGAVGNYNAHAITYPELDWRGFSQRFVESLGLDYNAYTTQIEPHDGVAEYCDVVRRANIILIDLARDIWGYISLGYFKQSLKAGEVGSSTMPHKVNPIDFENAEGNFGLANALLGHFAEKLPISRWQRDLTDSTVLRALGTAFGHTMVALESLKKGLGKLTVNADRLADDLDNSWEVLAEAVQTVMRRYGLPEPYEQLKALTRGQGITKDSMRTFITGLDLPADAKQRLLDLTPGGYIGLAEPLAKDI; from the coding sequence ATGTCCTCCCATGCCCTGACCGCCCTGTCGCCGCTGGACGGCCGTTACGCCAGCAAGGTCGAAACGCTGCGCCCGATCTTCAGCGAGTTCGGACTCATGCACCGCCGCGTGCACGTGGAGATCGAGTGGCTGCTGGCGCTGGGTGCGGACAATGGCATCGCCGAGCTGCCGCCGTTCACTGCGGATCAGGTGGCGAAGCTCAAGGGCATCTCGGTGGATTTCAGCGTGGACGACGGCGCGCGCATCAAGACCATCGAGGCGACCACCAATCACGACGTGAAAGCGGTGGAGTACTTCATCAAGGAACGCATCGGCAACGATACCTCGCTGGCGCAGGCCAAGGAGTTCGTGCACTTCGCCTGCACCAGCGAAGACATCAACAACCTGTCCTACGCATTGATGCTGCGCGACGCGCGTGACCAGGTGCTACTGCCGGCCATCGACGGCATCATCGCCAAGCTGCGCGAGCTCGCGCACGCCAACGCCGGCCTGCCGATGCTCTCGCGCACGCATGGCCAGACGGCTTCGCCGAGCACGCTGGGCAAGGAACTGGCTAACGTAGTGGCTCGCTTGGAGCGCCAGCGCAAGCAGCTCTCGGCGGTGGAAATTCCCGGCAAGATCAACGGCGCGGTGGGCAACTACAACGCGCACGCCATCACCTACCCGGAGCTGGACTGGCGCGGTTTTTCCCAGCGCTTCGTGGAAAGTCTGGGCCTGGATTACAACGCGTACACCACTCAGATCGAACCGCATGATGGCGTGGCCGAGTACTGCGATGTGGTGCGTCGCGCCAACATCATCCTGATCGATCTGGCCCGCGACATCTGGGGTTACATCTCGCTGGGTTACTTCAAGCAGTCGCTGAAGGCCGGCGAAGTGGGCTCCTCGACGATGCCGCACAAGGTCAACCCGATCGACTTCGAAAATGCCGAAGGCAACTTCGGCCTCGCCAACGCCCTGCTCGGCCATTTCGCGGAAAAGCTGCCGATCAGCCGCTGGCAGCGCGACCTGACCGACTCCACCGTGCTGCGCGCGTTGGGCACTGCGTTCGGCCACACGATGGTGGCGCTGGAATCGCTGAAGAAGGGCTTGGGCAAACTCACGGTCAACGCCGATCGCCTTGCCGACGACCTCGACAACAGCTGGGAAGTGCTGGCAGAAGCCGTGCAGACAGTGATGCGCCGCTACGGCCTGCCGGAACCGTATGAGCAGCTCAAGGCACTTACGCGTGGCCAGGGCATCACCAAGGATTCCATGCGCACCTTCATCAC
- a CDS encoding class II fumarate hydratase: MSQFRIEHDSMGELKVPSKALYGAQTQRAVDNFPISGLHMPRAFIRALGLIKAAAADANFLLGYLKKNQAHAIRKAALAVAEGEYDDQFPIDVFQTGSGTSTNMNANEVIAHLASRAGGKVHPNDHVNYGQSSNDVIPTAIHVSATLTTSEQLLPALKHLKRSIERRARELRNVPKTGRTHLMDAMPVTFGQELSGWAAQIGTAIERIEDSLKRMRRLPLGGTAVGTGINADPKFGASVARELKKLTGVRFDSAENFFEGMAAQDAAVELSGQLKTLAVALMKIANDLRWMNSGPLAGLGEIELPALQPGSSIMPGKVNPVIPEATAMVAAQVIGNDAAITIAGQSGNFQLNVMLPLIAHNLLQSIDILSNVSVLLADKAIAGFKVNTARVKEALDKNPILVTALNPVIGYEKGAATAKQAYKEKRPIMDVALETTGLSKSELQKLLDPMALTRGGIHSGGGGGG; this comes from the coding sequence ATGAGCCAGTTCCGCATCGAACACGACAGCATGGGTGAACTCAAAGTGCCGTCCAAAGCCCTCTACGGCGCTCAGACACAACGCGCCGTCGACAACTTCCCCATCTCCGGCTTGCACATGCCGCGCGCCTTCATCCGCGCGCTTGGCCTGATCAAGGCCGCCGCGGCGGACGCGAATTTCCTGCTGGGATATCTGAAGAAGAACCAGGCGCATGCCATCCGTAAGGCGGCGTTGGCCGTTGCCGAGGGTGAGTACGACGACCAGTTCCCTATCGATGTGTTCCAGACGGGTTCGGGCACCAGTACCAACATGAATGCCAATGAGGTGATCGCCCACCTCGCCAGCCGGGCTGGCGGCAAGGTGCATCCCAACGATCACGTCAATTACGGGCAGAGTTCCAACGACGTTATTCCCACGGCCATTCATGTCAGCGCCACGCTCACCACTAGCGAGCAGTTGCTGCCTGCGCTCAAGCACCTCAAGCGCAGCATCGAGCGTCGTGCACGTGAACTTCGCAACGTGCCCAAGACGGGGCGCACGCACTTGATGGATGCCATGCCGGTGACGTTTGGCCAGGAGCTTTCGGGCTGGGCCGCGCAGATAGGCACCGCCATCGAGCGCATCGAAGACAGCTTGAAGCGCATGCGCCGCTTGCCGCTGGGTGGTACCGCCGTGGGTACCGGCATCAATGCCGATCCTAAGTTCGGCGCCTCGGTGGCGCGCGAGTTGAAGAAGCTCACGGGCGTACGTTTCGACTCCGCGGAGAATTTCTTCGAGGGGATGGCTGCGCAGGACGCCGCCGTTGAGCTCTCAGGCCAGCTCAAGACCCTCGCTGTGGCCCTGATGAAGATCGCTAACGATTTGCGTTGGATGAACTCGGGTCCGCTCGCGGGCCTGGGTGAGATCGAGTTGCCGGCGCTGCAGCCGGGTTCGTCGATCATGCCGGGCAAGGTGAATCCAGTGATTCCCGAAGCTACCGCCATGGTTGCCGCGCAGGTGATTGGCAACGACGCCGCCATCACCATCGCGGGTCAGTCGGGCAACTTCCAGCTTAACGTGATGCTGCCGTTGATCGCGCACAACCTGCTGCAGTCGATCGACATCCTGTCCAACGTCAGTGTGCTGCTGGCCGACAAGGCCATCGCCGGTTTCAAGGTGAACACCGCGCGCGTGAAGGAAGCGCTGGACAAGAACCCGATCCTCGTCACCGCGCTCAATCCGGTGATTGGTTATGAGAAGGGTGCGGCGACGGCCAAGCAGGCTTACAAGGAAAAGCGTCCGATCATGGACGTGGCGTTGGAAACCACTGGCTTGTCGAAGAGTGAACTGCAGAAGCTGCTGGATCCGATGGCGCTCACGCGTGGTGGCATTCACAGCGGAGGCGGTGGCGGCGGCTGA
- a CDS encoding DUF2884 family protein — protein MSFRYLPCVLTVALLTAACSDSGHDVQVFGASTDVISNNITLHDGVVTIKVSGAPTATVDRQGQLVVDGKAVTVNDAQHTLLQRYNGTALKMHDDAIATGKAGAETATKALGAVAGKLTGADSAEETRQKAEAAAQNVQQAAAKICDDLADMKSAQDELAGQLDAFKPYGQALSDRNVEGCRKSLKH, from the coding sequence ATGTCTTTTCGCTACCTGCCCTGCGTACTCACCGTAGCGCTCCTGACCGCCGCATGCAGTGATTCGGGCCATGACGTGCAGGTGTTCGGCGCGAGCACTGATGTAATCAGCAACAACATCACGCTGCACGACGGTGTCGTCACCATCAAGGTGTCCGGCGCTCCCACCGCCACTGTGGATCGGCAAGGCCAACTGGTCGTCGATGGCAAGGCGGTTACCGTGAACGACGCGCAACACACACTCCTGCAGCGTTACAACGGCACCGCGCTCAAGATGCACGACGACGCCATCGCCACCGGCAAGGCAGGCGCGGAAACAGCCACCAAGGCACTGGGCGCTGTGGCCGGCAAGCTCACGGGCGCCGACAGCGCCGAGGAAACGCGCCAGAAGGCCGAGGCCGCCGCGCAGAATGTGCAGCAGGCCGCTGCGAAGATCTGCGACGACCTGGCCGACATGAAATCGGCGCAGGACGAACTCGCCGGCCAACTGGACGCGTTCAAGCCCTATGGACAGGCGTTGAGCGACCGCAACGTCGAAGGTTGTCGCAAGAGCCTCAAGCACTGA
- a CDS encoding YggN family protein, whose product MKTNIIAGSIIAMTLLLPLAACSQSGHDGNSDTAQAAKEVQEQTSPSAIGAEIQKGIEQAKQELVTQDIDVTSIHIGKEPHDGEHPHNGSDTLPKAVITPQGNLVIAGKPVDATPEQHALLVDYRQQIIGIALAGMDIGASSANMGVGMAKKAIVGALLGRSDKEIEASMKPQTDKIRAAAIQLCHHMPDVLASQQKLATALPAFQPYATMTQKDVDDCGKDTDENGKPGVAVFSE is encoded by the coding sequence ATGAAGACCAACATAATCGCCGGCAGCATCATCGCCATGACCCTACTGTTGCCGCTGGCGGCCTGCAGCCAGTCAGGCCACGACGGCAACAGCGACACCGCTCAGGCCGCGAAGGAAGTGCAGGAGCAAACGTCGCCATCGGCTATCGGTGCGGAGATCCAGAAGGGTATTGAACAGGCCAAGCAGGAACTGGTTACGCAGGACATTGACGTCACCAGCATCCACATCGGTAAAGAGCCTCACGATGGCGAGCATCCTCACAATGGCAGCGACACTCTTCCCAAGGCTGTCATCACCCCACAGGGCAATCTGGTGATCGCTGGCAAGCCTGTCGATGCCACTCCCGAGCAGCACGCCTTGCTGGTGGACTACCGCCAGCAAATCATCGGCATCGCCTTGGCCGGCATGGACATCGGCGCGAGCAGCGCCAACATGGGTGTCGGCATGGCGAAGAAGGCTATCGTCGGCGCACTTCTTGGCAGGAGCGACAAGGAGATCGAGGCCAGCATGAAGCCGCAGACCGACAAGATCCGCGCGGCGGCCATCCAGCTGTGCCATCACATGCCGGACGTGCTGGCCTCCCAGCAAAAATTGGCCACCGCTCTGCCCGCGTTCCAACCCTATGCCACGATGACGCAGAAAGACGTCGACGACTGCGGCAAGGACACGGATGAGAACGGCAAGCCGGGCGTAGCCGTATTCTCGGAATGA
- a CDS encoding ABC transporter ATP-binding protein, translating to MNAVVTASGLNKAYKNSLALNDVSFRIESGRIVGLIGPNGAGKTTALKAILGLTDFKGELNVLGFDPRTQRDKLMEQVCFIADVAVLPRWIRVREAIDFVANVHPRFNRAKCEAFLARTKLTPNQRVKQMSKGMIVQLHLALVMAIDARLLVLDEPTLGLDILYRKQFYQSLLEDYFDENKTIIVTTHQVEEIEHILTDLMFIRDGKIVLDTDMDTVGERFVEVMVSADQAATARNMKPLDERQVFGKSIFLFDGADRATLERMGEVRRPTVSDLFVATMKGTYA from the coding sequence ATGAACGCGGTCGTGACGGCTAGCGGCCTTAACAAGGCCTACAAGAACTCGCTTGCGCTGAACGACGTCAGCTTCCGCATCGAGTCCGGCCGCATCGTGGGGCTGATCGGCCCCAATGGTGCCGGCAAGACCACCGCGCTGAAGGCCATCCTCGGCCTGACCGATTTCAAAGGCGAGTTGAACGTGCTGGGCTTTGATCCACGCACCCAGCGCGACAAGCTGATGGAACAGGTGTGCTTTATCGCCGACGTGGCGGTGCTGCCGCGCTGGATCCGGGTACGCGAGGCGATCGATTTCGTAGCCAACGTGCACCCACGCTTCAACCGGGCCAAGTGCGAGGCCTTCCTGGCACGCACCAAACTGACGCCCAACCAGCGCGTAAAGCAGATGTCCAAGGGCATGATCGTGCAGTTGCACCTCGCCCTGGTGATGGCCATCGACGCTCGCCTGCTGGTGTTGGACGAGCCTACGCTGGGCCTGGATATTCTTTACCGCAAGCAGTTCTACCAGAGCCTGCTGGAAGACTACTTCGACGAGAACAAAACGATCATCGTGACCACGCACCAGGTCGAGGAGATCGAACACATCCTCACCGACCTGATGTTCATCCGCGACGGCAAGATCGTGCTGGATACCGATATGGATACCGTGGGCGAACGATTCGTCGAGGTGATGGTGAGCGCCGACCAGGCCGCCACCGCACGCAACATGAAGCCGCTGGATGAGCGACAGGTATTCGGCAAGAGCATCTTCCTGTTCGACGGCGCCGACCGTGCCACGCTGGAACGCATGGGCGAAGTGCGCCGACCGACCGTCAGCGACCTGTTTGTCGCCACCATGAAGGGGACCTACGCATGA
- a CDS encoding GntR family transcriptional regulator: MTITWNDSVPIYRQLRERVVAMILDGALNEGDPLPSVRQVAADFQINPLTVSKAYQELVDDQLVEKRRGLGMFVIDGAREALLKSERERFLREEWPALFARLQRLGLDLKTLMREAPESPAGPEGSQS; the protein is encoded by the coding sequence ATGACCATCACCTGGAACGACAGCGTCCCGATCTACCGCCAGCTCCGTGAACGCGTAGTGGCGATGATTCTGGACGGCGCCTTGAACGAGGGCGACCCGCTGCCGTCAGTACGCCAGGTTGCTGCGGATTTCCAAATCAATCCGCTCACCGTGTCAAAGGCGTATCAGGAACTGGTCGATGATCAACTGGTTGAAAAAAGGAGGGGCTTGGGCATGTTTGTCATCGATGGAGCCAGGGAAGCGCTGCTCAAGTCTGAGCGCGAGCGGTTCCTGCGCGAGGAATGGCCTGCGCTCTTTGCCCGACTGCAGCGCCTCGGGCTGGACCTGAAAACGCTCATGCGTGAGGCGCCGGAAAGCCCGGCCGGTCCGGAAGGGAGCCAATCATGA
- a CDS encoding SDR family NAD(P)-dependent oxidoreductase, whose product MDAGLAGHVVVVTGASKGIGLACAMAFAREGAKVIGVSRNLAHLHAAQHDLQREGLHMEVAAADLSESVAAQMVAEYIENEFGPIDVLVNCAGAARRTPVADLHADALRDTMQAKYFTYMHMIDPVIRHMAARGQGSIVNVVGQGGRQANPLHIGGGAANAALMLASVGYANAYAAKGVRVNVINPGITRTGRVQEGLDAASRASGRATDDLLAEQLTEIPMGRMAEPREIANVAVFLASPLASYVTGAVIPMDGGKTSVI is encoded by the coding sequence ATGGATGCAGGACTGGCCGGCCACGTTGTCGTTGTCACCGGAGCGAGCAAGGGCATCGGCCTAGCCTGTGCCATGGCCTTCGCGCGCGAGGGTGCGAAAGTGATCGGCGTATCGCGCAATCTGGCGCACCTGCATGCCGCGCAACACGACTTGCAGCGCGAAGGCCTGCATATGGAAGTCGCAGCGGCGGATCTGAGCGAAAGCGTCGCCGCGCAGATGGTGGCGGAGTACATCGAGAACGAGTTCGGGCCCATCGACGTGCTGGTGAACTGCGCCGGCGCGGCACGGCGCACGCCGGTCGCCGATCTGCACGCTGATGCGCTGCGCGACACCATGCAAGCGAAATACTTCACCTACATGCACATGATCGATCCGGTGATCCGGCACATGGCAGCGCGTGGCCAGGGCAGCATCGTGAATGTGGTCGGGCAGGGCGGCCGGCAGGCCAATCCGTTGCATATCGGCGGCGGTGCCGCGAACGCGGCGCTGATGCTCGCCTCGGTGGGTTATGCCAACGCCTATGCGGCCAAGGGCGTGCGGGTGAACGTGATCAATCCCGGCATTACCCGTACCGGGCGCGTGCAGGAAGGGCTGGATGCCGCCTCGCGGGCGAGTGGGCGCGCCACCGACGATCTACTTGCCGAGCAACTGACGGAGATCCCCATGGGGCGCATGGCCGAGCCACGCGAGATCGCAAACGTCGCCGTGTTCCTGGCTTCGCCGTTGGCCAGTTACGTCACGGGTGCGGTCATCCCGATGGATGGCGGCAAGACCAGCGTCATCTGA